The nucleotide window CTCATACAACATCACCGGAGAAGAGATAGGTACTTCTTTTTCTTTGGTTATTcgcttttgtatttttattttaattgacaCCACAATCTCCTCATGttcaaataagttttataagaGAGTGATGCCAggttcaaaaaagaaaagaaactaatCAAGTAATGATGTTCACAAGTTTTGATGATCAATCTGTGTTTCAGTCCATAGATAAATATTGTGGGTAGCAAATGCAAAGCTAAATCGACCATCATTGAATAGCTATATTCATTGCTCACATAAGATGCAAAATTGTTTAAACTAAATAGATTTTGATTTAACATGTGATTATTATTGTAATAGGAGGGAGATGAGGGTTAAGAATGGATACATCGATGGTAATGGCAAGAAGTTCTCATGTGGTGATTGGTGCCAAGAGTATGTGTTCCCAGCGACTATAACCATTATTATCTCACACATTGCATATATTATAACCACTTCATTTTGTTTTTCAGTTAATCGGATACAAGAGCTGACGGACAATATATTGCACGCCAACTTCAGGTCACCTTTACACTGACAAACACGTAAATCTAAATGTAAGTGAATCTATTAGATATTATAGAGATCACatatttgtattaaaaaaaacttaaaatcttTTGGTGACATTATGTTGTCTGTTACGAAGAGGGAGTACACATGTCTCATCCTCACCAATCTCTTCCATCGCACTGCTCTATTAGCGAGTTAAGTTTCTTTCTCTCTGTTGTTTATTcagattatttatttattattttcactaTTATTTACTTAAGCCACCATGTTCTCTTAGGAATGGTATAAGAGGCTGATCATGAGTTTTATTCTTCGTCAGCCCCAAAAGGTTGCTTGACTCAGTTTTTGGGATCTTGACAAAATCTGTCTAAGCAACCTAAAAGAAAGCACGCAAGTGGAGGTTTCATTATTTTGCAATTTATGATGACTTAGATTCTGGTGATTGTGTTAACTTTTAGCTTCTTACTGATTTGATTTCGTATATGGTCATTTTTCAGTTTTTACTGTTAGTCTGTATATTTATTAGTCTATCACCTCTTATGTGATTTGAGACTTGGTCGTCCGAGAACAGAAAGTCTTCTTCCAATTCTTCTAATATTTTTACACCATTGTGCATTTGTATTTATTTCCAAAGTGATGATGTGTAGATTCAATCGATTGTCTTCTTTACTTGAATTTCTAGGGAATGTGGAAGAGCTGGAGTTAGAGGGTAAATATGAATGTCTCAATGCCAGGGTTGTATttcatgtattttatgtttttggaatatgtgtatttttctaaaatctgATAGAAGTTGAACTCATATGTCAAATCTGATAGCTCATGTCCCTCATGTTAAATTGTATAGAGTGCAGAGTATAAGACCATATAAATGGATCGCATGGAAGCAAAAGTTACGTGACGTGATCCTCAATGACTAAGATAACTATGTCGTCCATCATCATCACTGTTGGATAACAAGTTGTCCGTCCTGATGATGTAAAATGAATCATACAGATTCTCTAATAACCAGATAATGAAAAACCTATGATCAAAAGGAAAAGAGAATAtaatttagaaaacaaattttaagtTATAATTATTTCAAATCCTGCAATatagaatttattttttgtaatataattacattataaAATGCACAGCGTAGGGGCAGACATAATGTAAAAGATGTATCACCAAAACATGTGATTGAGTTGCAGAGACAGAAAGAACAAAATACAACTCAAACTGTGAAAATCTTAAATTAAAATCAAGCAATCAAAATCCATGATCCTAGACTTTTTTTTTCCATGATCCAAGACTTGATTGGtttgcttttttctttttccgtTACAATAATTCTACTACTTATTACAAAACTTTGCCACTACATTATAAAGGTTTGGGTAAACAACatacaaaaaattaaagaaaaagagcTGCTTAAagcttaattattattatttctttgtTAAAAAGCCTAATTTTTGCACCTATGTTCAACTATTATGAAGGCTGTTTGGGAGACTGATCTACACGTGTTCACAATACAGATTTTAccatatcaaattttaattatttatttattttattattttttaagaaacttGGAGAAGTTCTCCCGAAAATGATGTCCTCTCACAGGATTATGATTCATTCTCAAAAAGTTCACCTACAAGGTTATTTTTGAAAGTTCACAAACTTTTCAAGTATGATCCCTCTCCACTATTTTCCTTAGTATGCACATACTAATTTGATCAACattctaatatatttatatatataaactacatAATCTTTTACATGTTCAAGATGTAATGATGACAATGCAATTGGGGTAGTTGGGTTACTTAGGTAATGTATTCTCGCAGTAATTGCAGATATTGTTTTCTCATCCAATTTGTATTGTCACCTAAGCTTCACTAACATATTTTAACCATGTCATTGTAAAGGATCATATACAGTATTGTCACTGACTCTGTATAAATTCTTTACTCTGAAAAATAGAGAGTACTGAAGATTAGTGTCActttaatttaaacaaaaaatgattattacaaataacaatacGATCTCATAATTCTattcattatttatttgtttataatattatttttaatctacaatgtttttaaaatgtttcaTAAATTTAATGTAAATTCGTATATAGTTTTTTATAACTTCTATAAAGGACGGAGATTCTCTTTAACATACGATTAAGTATTAAACCAGTGTGTTTTTCTTTgctttttattataattgtaacATCGAGAATTTAAAATCTCCCAAAACCGTTCAGTTCAGATGAATGACTATAAAAGTCAGTGTATGAGATTAAgtaagaaaatatttacttaATCTATACAAGAATTAATATTAtaggaaaaaaaacaaacaattttaACACTGAATCAAAACCGCAACAAGGCTTAAACATTTTTGTACATTGGCAAACAAAAACTGTGATAAAGGTAACTATCTCTATGCCATAATTTTGCTAAGCACATGAGAACATGAAGAATGCATGAAATTTGTGGATCACCATGAACAGCTAACCCACATATATGGAGCTGACAAATGCTGAGATAGATCAAACCTTCCTTATGCGACATCTCTATATTGAAAAAGAAGTGTTATGGAACTAATGTGATCTTTACAATGCCACCAAGAAAGTGGCATCTCAATAATCTAGAAAATCGATACAGTGATTCTTATTACTATTAGcaaatggaaaaaaaattgagttgGTTTTACGGTGCTACACGCATCGACCACTACTCAGTTTTCACATTTTCAGTTTCAATGTTTTTTACTTTAATCAGCTTTGCATTACTACCTTCTTTTCATTTAATATGACATTTTACTTTTAGTAAGAAATGCAACTTCAAATAATCATCACTTCCACTCCAATATCATGTCAAAAGACTATGATTTCAGCATAAAAAGTAAAtacttttataaaatacataaaaaactACTGGAACCCAATCCTTCGAACCCAAATTTTACGAGCCACAAATAACGTATCAAATATGGGAtcaaatttttgtaaaaagaaacAATACGAAGACCATTTGAAGTCCTCACATCATATCAACGAcacaactttttaatataaaaacaactattataaacaaacaaaatatatctTATCACATATAATCTCTCTTTACCTATAACTTTTGAAAATGCAGACCTAAAACACAAACtacaaaatcatacaaaaaaataataacctagatcacaaataaaatatatcccgcctgtagggcgggccgaccctagtttattatatttaaatgttcTAGCGGATTTTCAGCAAATTTTGTTCGCCAATCACCCTGAGTTATtagtaaaacaaacaaaaaatgagGCTAAATAGTACAGTAATACAATATAATAGAACAAACAGTTAATTAGGTGTTATCGTGTCTTAAATCAGGCACCCACTATATTATTGCGAAAGCTTTGGCGTTAGGAAGGATAAACTTAATTATTCCATTAATTACTTTTTGTAAAGCACCATTAAACATTGATCCTTTGGTTTTTAACTTTTCATTATTTTGGTAGAAAGAGAAAAATCTTACGTCATACCATACCACACCACAAATTCATTGCtataacattaatatattatatatgcagtttgaattttttgtaaaatttaactTACTagtataaaaaaatgaaacttaatAGTATACTATTTTACAGAACATTAATTATATacacttttttttcttacaagataaatatttcaaaataacacttttttcaaaaatgcaTGTTCGAAGTTATGTAATTTTAttagtttgtaattttttttaaaaaattaattttaaatatatatatatatttagaattatGAAAATTAGGTAAATATAGAAACTTATACATTTATCATcaaaatttattatgttttctaATATGTGTAAATACACATAAACATTTATCTTTTAGAAACAGACTGAACATGCATTATAAGAAATCTTTGAAATAGTTACGGACTGATGAAAAAAATTTTGTAGCTAAATTTATTAGCTACAAAAATGGCAAGAGATGGCGACGAAAcccatatttttgtttttgcagcTAAAATGTAGCTATATAACAAGATATGAATTTTGTACATATTTTGTAGCTAAATAGCTACGTATTGGCAAAAGATAAATTGTTGCCAGGAATATCGATTTTGGAAACAAATAGCAAAAATAGTAGATTAtgaattttaaatgtttatgcCAAAATTTAGTGatactaaatatttattaaattgtcATAATATAACATGGTTATAAATATATACGATATATTCATGGTTATAGATCTAGCTTTTTGTTTGGATACTAGAAGTTTCAGATCTACATTTCTGTTATATTTGGGaatttcagtttttttattataatactttaatattataaaaacaatttatgtaatcttatagTCTGAAAAAAGTTTGTATAGATTAGTagtcaaaacaaaataaatcacttgtggtaaaaaaaaaatctctctaaGGCAACAATGGATCTATTGCTAAATGTGCTAAATAAATCATTCTTTTGCTACTAAAACGTTTTTGTTGCTAATTTGAATCCAGCATTTTAGATACAAAACAATACCTACATTCACTGCGTCTTTGCTAAAGAAAGGTCCTAGTTAAACTCTGTAATAGCAACGCAATATCTTTCGCCAAGACTGTTGCTAGTGAGCAACGGAACATTCCCTAGCCATGCCTTAGCTGTTAGCTATGACCAGTTTTTTGCAAATCTGTTGCGAGCGAGCTACGGTATGGCGACGGATCGGAGATAGCGTCAACACTGACGCCACGAGTCCTATATGTAGCCATCCGCCACCTTCTGTATTGTAGCTACATATTGTTTTTTTAGCTAGTAAAAATCAGTAGTTATTTGACTGTAATGGCGGATCCAGAGATTTATTTTACCGGAGTCGGATATATgtaatttcaaaaaaacaaaattatggtGTTAATGAGGATTAAAACCTGAGTTTATGAGGTGTCAAAGTGTTCAAAGTAACTATTTCTGCTACAAAAATCCATTGGATATTCTATGCAATTcatttatttaactattttagGGGTGTCAAGTGACTCCCTTGGACCATAGTGGGGGTCTGCCCCTGTTTGACTGAACTCTTGcagtgatgttttttttttttttttggctcaacatCAACTTTCATTATCCAACAGCAAGTTTGTTACAAATGACTTAGACCTCAAGAGATTTAACCACAAGACAATGGAGGCGATCTAGTATCACCTAGGAACACGTCTATGGATCCTACGCTACCTAATCAAACTCCATTGTACTCTTGTAACCACAATGAGAACAAATTTACTCCACGACTCGGAGCAAATCGTCTCTTGAACCACCTAAATTCTACCACTATAAAAACAAGATTACAAAACTATCTCTAAACCACCAAGATAAGCAGCTAGAGTGAGACTCAAGTGAAGCTCGAAGCAGTTGATGCCTTAAGATTAGAATGTTGTTCATGACCAACCGCTACAACACCTATTGGTGCAAATCCCACTTAGTTGATTCCTAATGGCCAGAGACTAAGGCTTTGCAATCTTGCAAGGGATTAGGTAAGCAAAGCAAGAGACCCGTAACCAAGGCTTCCGGATTCTGCTTAACAGCTACCCAATCCCATGAAAACTCGGGTTGAGAGAGGCTCCAACCACGATCCAGAGAACCTCcaagctgaagaagaagctcaTCTACCAGATATGTCAATCACATTGGTACTGCGAATGATGAACTTCAAAACGTGCTCGCCACCAAGACCCGAACTTCGTCGTTGACCAAGCGAAAAAGCTCGAACCTTTACACGTTCTTCATCCGAGAACCGGATTGTAGCTTCAACTGAAAGATGCCTTCACGTCATTAGTCGGGGCTTCACTTGTCCAAGAAGCGCTTTCCTTCCAAACCTCCGTCAGAGCCATAGACGACACTAAACGACTGCAGGAAGACCAGCAACACGCGAATCCTCTTAACACGCGCCTCCTTCCATTCAAACTCTGAGCCATAAACGTCCAGATCTACGAGAAGAAGGACAGAGACGAAGCCACGCGCCACCATCTCGTCGTTGGGTCTGACAAATCAAAAGGGAAAACAGATCGCCAGCCCGCAACAAACAAACCCTAAAACGCCGACCCTTCTCAGGAGTACCACTTCGAACGGCTCGCCGTCGTTCCAGCTTCCGACTTCCTCCGACCTAGCTCAGCTCCGCCGCGGTCAGATCTGAGACAGGAGTCTCCGCCGTACACCAGAAGTCTGCGCATCTCGCCGGGAAGAAAGAGACTCCACAAGAGGGCAAAGTAAAAACAGAGATGAGGGAGGAAAGAGAGACCTCCGACTCCGGGAGTGGGCACCGGACGTCGGGGGCACCACCGATTTAgggtttctttttttctctggtTCGGGAGAGGCGAGAGAGAAAAAAGTTTTAGATTCTCTTGCAGTGATGTTTTAATTTACAAATAGTTGAGCGCGCGCGTACTTTATATCCTTAATtaagaaacttaaaaaaatatgcaCCCGAAAATTTGTTGATCTTAATACTAGCTAACGACTGCAACTATGAGACAGATTAATCGAAACAGAAAATCacaaagatatataattatgtgGCACGAACGACTACTAACAGAATTGTTGacatttgtatataaaatatgttattgcACTCGTGACTTAACCATTTGTCCAACTAAAGGTTTTGAGTCTTCTGCTCTATATATCCCTATATGGTAAATTGGTAATCGTCTATATTGAAAAGTTCGATTGTCCTTAATAATCATTACCGTAAATGTTGAGAACTAATGTCAAgctattttaattttcactaggcTCCAAACTAGGACTAGGCAGAATATtcaaaaattttgatttgattcattatCCATTTCGAttcgaataaaaaaatatggataccCATAATTGtaaaaaacaatcaaataataatataaagggcATGATTGGTAAGTGAtgtagctttatattttttgctgtaAAATTTAATCTGTAGATTTATTTGCTGTAGCTTTCCTTGCTGTAGATTTCTAAAGCACTAATTTTTTGCTTTGGAAATAAAGCTCTGTACagctatattttgatttttcaaaaaaagattTGCTGTGAGTTTTTAAAGGAAAGCAAAGCTCGATTGGTTGACATATATAGCTGTAGATTAAATTTTGGCTGTCCAGAGCATCTACAGCCCCAACCAATCATCCCAAAATATCCGTAAGaaacaaaccaaatcaaaaattctaaaatatttttaagattggatatttgattttatatctTTGTGATATTCAAACAATCTATTGCAACTTTCATCTTTATCAATTAAGACATTAAACATTCAAAGATGGGGTCAGTCAAATATAGTATTCCTATCATCATGTCAATAACGAATGTCTTACAGAATCGACCCCATTAAATCAAACTATAACCTAACCTTTGGATTTTATAACACAAAAGCAAAAGGCAGACAAAAAAAGTTGGTTTCTCGTAAAGAGCGAAACAGTAACTCTCTGGTTAGACTTACAGTATATACATACATTAAACAGCTTTCACCTTCAACTCATAGAACTTCTCTCACTCAACCATCGTAACACAGCTCTATCTTTCTTGAAAGATTTCAAGTTCATTTGTTCCCCAAATGGCGAAATCAAAAAACATCTCTACTAGTCAAAGATTGGGTTGTGAGAGTCTCCTTGGCTGTATTTTCGAAAGTTGGAGCCCTCGCAGGCGGAAACCCTCTTTGCCAGAGAAAGATCGCAAGACAAAAGATTACTTGCCTCCCAAGTCAACAACCATtccaaaccctaaaacccttCCAAGAAAATCAACAGATTCTTCTTCACAAAGTAAACCAAGAAAGTCATCAGATTCGGCCAGAAAATCGGTGTCGTCAGCTTCATCAAGACCAGAGAGCAAGACGTTTTCACCTAACGGCGTGATGGGAAACATCATCGTGAAACCACAGCCCGCCCTTAACTCTTCCGACGTGGCACAGACGAATAGTCGGTGGGAGGGCAAAACGGTAAACTACAGACTTTGTCCGGAGGATCTGAAGAGAATGGGAAACGAAGAGTATTGTCGTGGGCGGTTTGGAGAAGCTCTTGTGTTTTACGAGAGAGCTATCTTAGCTGACCCGAAAACGCCGACGTATTGGTCTAACAAATCCGCAGCTTTGATCAGTCTTGGTCGTCTTTTAGAAGCTTACGATGCTTGCGAAGAAGCTTTAAGGTTAAACCCTAATTACGAGAGAGCTCATCAGAGACTCGCTTCGCTCCAACTCAGGTAGAGTCTTCTCCGCTATGTTCTCTCTTGTTTATTCCTTACTTAGGTTCGTATTGATATGCCTCGAATCTAGTGTGATCCAAACGGTATAGAGtctctactatatatatatatatatagaccgCAATATTTTGCTTAGTCACTTTTATTGGATCTAAACCCGCGAATCCGTCAGGATAGAGTTTTAGATGTGTGATATTCATACTCTGAAATGATCTCTAATAATAGGATTTATCTTTGCATGTGTACGTAACTAATTTGGTGAACCATGTTAAATTTGTATTGTTTTCTTCAAAGCCGTGCCTATGTGTTAAAAAAAGAGGCAACTGCCTCTGCCTCAACCCCCTCTTCGTATGGTTAATTTTGGGGCCCCATATTTTACAATCAATTagtctaaaaatatttatatatgtctagTTTTATTAATACTTTTCTACAAATTTAATTGTATCATCCTTTTCCGgtctaaattttatatatagttttagcTTTTGAATATTCactttttaattgttttctgtatatgttttatttttcttcataGTTTTATCATATACTCTTCTTATTCATTTGTAATGTTGGATACTTTTATAACTTTGCAATgacagtttttatttttttattagcaTGTGTGTGATTTTTGGGGGTCATCATTCTTTGAATACATGTAAACAatcttaataaatatttttcattaactaTACCATGAGTTTTTTCTTAAACCAGATTGGGTGAGGCTGAAAAAGCTTTGTGTCACTATAACCAAGCTGGAAAATACACAGAGACAAGACATATAGAACAGGTTGAAGATGTAATAAAATGCTTAAGGAGGTGTGATGAAGCTCGGAGATCAAAGGGATGGAATATTCTGTTGAAAGAAACTTGCTCTGTAATATCATATGGAGCAGATTCTTCTCCTAGGGTTAgcttttctttcttgttcatatcATAGATAATACTTTTATGTACTAACAAGGAGCCACAAATTCTCAATCTCAAGGTCCATGCGCTCCAAACCGAGGCACTATTGCATCTTCAGCGACAAGAAGAAGCCTATGATGTGTACCAGAAAGGAACAAAACACTTTGATATCGATATTTACATAAAGATGTTTGGTCTTCCCATCACTTCTTACCTATTAATGGTCGGAGCTCAGGTCTACATTGCAGCGGGAAGGTCAGTGCTACTAGCACATTATACACCTTTCCGTTTTTTTCATTTCTCATTTACTCCTAAAAAGTGAGGAGACTCGGGTTGTTTTCTTTTATGGACAGGTTTGAAGATGCAGTAACGGCGTCAAGGCAAGCGGCTCGACTGGATCCGAGCAATGAAGAAGTTAACGCAGTGGATAGAAAATCTAGAGCGGTTGCTGCGGCGAGACTCAGCGGAAATTTACTATTCAATGCGTCCAAATTCGAAGCGGCTTGCGTGGTTTACACGGAAGGACTCGAACAGGATCCCACCAATGCCCTCTTGCTATGTAACAGAGCCGCATCAAGTTTCAAGATTGGTCTGTACGAGAAAGCTGTAGAAGATAGCACATTAGTTCTTAATCTCCAGCCATCGTACCGGAAGGCTAGACGGCGCAGGGCGGATTCTTATGCAAAGGTACATGTTTAAATGTCAATTGAACCGGCAACTAGTACTGTGATTGTAATAAGTGTTCATTTGGTTTACCCTCAGTTGGGGAAATGGCAACAAGCTATTCAAGATTATGAGTTTTTGATGATGGAGacacctgtagatga belongs to Brassica rapa cultivar Chiifu-401-42 chromosome A07, CAAS_Brap_v3.01, whole genome shotgun sequence and includes:
- the LOC103830537 gene encoding inactive TPR repeat-containing thioredoxin TTL3 encodes the protein MAKSKNISTSQRLGCESLLGCIFESWSPRRRKPSLPEKDRKTKDYLPPKSTTIPNPKTLPRKSTDSSSQSKPRKSSDSARKSVSSASSRPESKTFSPNGVMGNIIVKPQPALNSSDVAQTNSRWEGKTVNYRLCPEDLKRMGNEEYCRGRFGEALVFYERAILADPKTPTYWSNKSAALISLGRLLEAYDACEEALRLNPNYERAHQRLASLQLRLGEAEKALCHYNQAGKYTETRHIEQVEDVIKCLRRCDEARRSKGWNILLKETCSVISYGADSSPRVHALQTEALLHLQRQEEAYDVYQKGTKHFDIDIYIKMFGLPITSYLLMVGAQVYIAAGRFEDAVTASRQAARLDPSNEEVNAVDRKSRAVAAARLSGNLLFNASKFEAACVVYTEGLEQDPTNALLLCNRAASSFKIGLYEKAVEDSTLVLNLQPSYRKARRRRADSYAKLGKWQQAIQDYEFLMMETPVDEDTRRALAVANVRLRKQIGGNVRFKGYGSGLVVVNEMGVLG